Part of the Vitis vinifera cultivar Pinot Noir 40024 chromosome 13, ASM3070453v1 genome is shown below.
aaattatttaatctttatattgatgagttaaaataaataaaatgagtttgaagtaacaaaaaaaataatttatcaacttttaatctatttttttattttccttcactttttatttccttctacttttcctttgtattttctttccctcgcattttccctcaaattttccgagaaccaaacatagcctaaggctatgtttggttcccggaaagtacaaaggaaagaaaaaaaatgctaaggaaaatgattttctcatggttgtcctatgaaaaatatcaaagaaaatcaaatataattaaaactaattaaaaacttatgtatttttaaattatttaatctttatattgatgagttaaaataaataaaatgagtttgaagtaacaaaaaaaataatttatcaacttttaatctatttttttattttccttcactttttctttccttctacttttcctttgtatttcctttccctcacattttccctcaaattttccgggaaccaaacatagcctaaaagttTAGTAATGAAATTTCTATCATAAATCTTCAAATACATGATCTAACTTAAATTATATGTTCTTATATTAAAGTAAGTTTGTTTATGGCAAATTCAGATTGAAAAATTGAGTTGGGTTTGTCTCATATTCACCATATCTCGTGATAtgataaaaatagtttaattcgtcaatataagaaatattttcaattttttttctttaattttgaatCAATAATCCACCAAAATTACTTTTGCCTCAACCAACAAGATTAGAGGAAGGAAAACCCACTAGAAAATTGTAGACTTGAATCCAAACAATATCTAGCTAATgcaaaaaaaatggattaaattGTTGTTCCCATAAAATGTATTCTCGACTATGACaacattaaaaaatggtttcaacTACTCAAGGATCAACCAAATTTTAAAGAagattaaatcaaatttttattaaagatatagaaaattttgaatcctATTTTCATGGGGACCACCTCTCTAGCAATGCTATTGATTTCAGTTGGCCCTTTTTGTCCATGCTTGAAATCAGGAATTTGTCCTAATGGAGAACACCAACCCAAGAATGCCCATATCGAATTCAATGAATTGATGCTGAATTTCATTTCCCTACCCGGAAAACTTGAAGCAGAGATCAAATCATTTGTCCctctatctttattttttattcttaggaCAAATCTGCCTGCCCATTCCAAAGAGACAAGTTTAGTTTCCAGTGGCTCATTAACACTAGATTTTACTTGTGCGTCTTAATCAGTGAGGACAGAAGAAACATGGAGATGAAGTCCAGATTTCCCAACCTTAAGTGCAGCCAACTGGCATGGTTGGCATATgtattccttttcctttttatgatggcttttttccttttccttcttgtTGCCTTTTCTTGGAAGTTGGAATACATGAAAGGGGAATCCTGGGTCCTAGAGATATTCCAACAGTTTTTGGTCATAAACACTGAACATCATTGGAATGCTGCCGGCTCTTGTTTGATAGGATTATTCTTGATTATGGATTTTAAAACTTGTGTCCTGTTCTTGGCCATCACATTCAAACTTTAACTGCCGCATATGTCTCTTCTAGCTTGACCTTTTCAAAACTTGGGTGATTTGGAAGTATTCTTGTAATGGGAAGTTCAGCTTATAAAATCTAAAGACCAACACTTGGAGTTCTGGTTTTAAAATTCAGACGATATTTTCTATCTTCTTCTCTTCCAATAACAAACAGACCCACCAAATTGATTTTGTAATTTCTCTCTTGTAAATTATAGCTGGCAAGATTCTCTCTCAATGTTGTTTGGGGCTAAAAACAATTTCAGGCCCTCAAGAATAATGCAATATAGTAATTTGTACACTGACAATGGATTGATATTGATATCCAGATTTAAGGCTAAGTATCACCAGTTTTTTGGTTAGAAATTAGAACGATGTTAACTAGGTGAAATTTTAAACTACTAAATTTGGTTAAAGGATTATTAATAACTctaatgaaagaagaaaaatatgattatgGCAATATCTACACCCTtaccatttgaagcatttgCTTGAGCTTTCATAAAGTCTTAGCACAAACCAACATTCCTTTCTCCTTCTGTTGTTCTTGTTTTTGTGTTGTTTCTCTCTGTTTGATTCACCATAATTTCTTTGAGTCCTAAAAAGGAACTATGGCTTTTGTTGGGGAGGCTTTTCTATCTGCTTTCATTGGGACACTATTTGACAAGTTGGCCTCTTCAGAGCTACTGAAGTTTGCACGCCAAGAGCAAGTCCATGCTGAAATCAAGAAGTGGGAGAGAATGTTGTTAAAAATCTATGCAGTGCTGGAGGATGCAGAGGAGAAACAGATGACAAATCGGTTGGTGAAGATGTGGCTAGATGAGCTTTAGGACTTGGCTTATGATGTGGAGGATATTTTGGACGAGTTTGCCACATAAGCTTTGCGGCGCAACTTGATGGCTATACCTCAACCTAGCACTAGTAAGGTATGGAGCTTCATCCCTTCTTGTTGTACTAGTTTCAGTGCAAGTGCTGTTAAGTTTAATTTCAGGATGGGGTCCAAGATAGAGACAATCACAGCCAGATTACAGGATATTTCAACACAGAAAAGTGACCTGGTTCTCAGAGAGAATGCTGGAGGGAGTTCCCACCAAATAAGAGATAGGCTACCAACGACTTCTTTGGTAGTTGAATCTCATGTTTATGGTAGGGAAACAGATAAAGAGGCCATACCTGACATGTTGCTCAAAGATGAATCCACTGACAATGAAGTCTGCATAATTTCAGTTGTTGGCATGGGAGGTTTGGGCAAAACTACTCTTGCCCAGCTTGCATACAATGATGACAAAGTGAAGGATCACTTTGATTTGAGAGTTTGGGCTTGGGTTTGTGTCTCAGATGACATCGAAGTTTTGAGGATAGCTAAAATAATTCTACAGTCAGTTGCTCCTCATACTATTCATGATGCCAATGATTTAAATTTAGTTCAAGTCTCTCAAGGAAAAATTATCGGGAAAAAGGTTTCTACTTATTTTAGACAATGTTTGGAGTGAAAGGAGTGACAAATGGGACAGCTTGTGCTCTCCTTTAGGAGCTGGGGTGTCAGGTAGTAAAATTATTGTCACAACTCGTAACATGGGAGTTGTTTCTGCAATCACTGGAACTTGTTCAAGTTACACCCTGGCAGAGTTGTCATTTGATGATCGACTAAAACATGGATTTATGGGAGTTGTCATTTACATTATTTACTATTTACGATTGATTTATGGTCTGACTTGTCTAAAACATGGATTTAGGCCATATTTAGCAGCCCTTGAAAACCTGGTGATATGTGACTGTGATGAGTTGACATCTTTGTGGGAAAATGGATTGGGAGCAGATAGCCTCGGTCATCTTCAACATTTGAAGATTCAAGGGTGTCCTGCACTTGTGTCTTTGGAGGAGCAGTGTCTGCCTTGTAGTCTTGAATATTTGGAAATAAAAGGCTGTGCTAACTTGGAGAAGCTGCCAAATGGATTGCAAAATCTCACGTCTTGAAAAATTGAGAATAGAGGAATGCCCCAAACTGGAGTCATTTCCAATGATGGGTTTGCCCCCTATGCTAAGAAGTCTTGTGATAGAAAATTGTGAGGGTCTGAAGTCTCTACCTTGTGATGACAACACTTACTCATATCTCGTTGAgttacatataaaaaatttgtgaaagtctCGACTCTCTGCCTGAGGGAATCATGCACTACAATTCCATTAGTGCCAAGAACACTTGTCTTCTTGAAGTCTTGAAGATCGAGCAATGTTCATCTCTAAAGTCCTTTCCAAATGGGAAACTATCTTCCACCCTCAAGCAACTTGAGATTTCAGATGGCATGGAATTAGAGTCAATTTCAGAAAGGATGATGCATAATACCATGCTTGAATATTTGTCAATTGATTGTGATCCATATCTGAAAATCCTACCAGAATGCCTACATAACCTCACATTTCTCAGCATAGGTGATTGTCCAGGATTAGAGTCATTTCCAGAGAGAGGCTTGCCGATGCCAAACCTCAAAACCCTTCTCATTGGCTTTTTGTGAGAATCTCAAGTTCCTGCCCAATCGAATGCAGAACCTTAAGTCTTTTGAATATCTTAGTATAGCTTTTTGTCCAGGCCTGGTGTTCTTTCCAGAAGGGGGTTTGGCTCCAAACCTAAAATACCTTAAGATCGATAATTGCGAGAATCTGAAGGCGCCCCTTTCTGAATGGGGCTTCCACAGACTTACCTCTCTTTCATCATTAAGCATTTGGTGTGTTCTTCCAGGAATGGTTTCCCTCTCAGATTATGAGTGTCTTCTTCCTACATCTCTTACTGACCTTGAGATCCATGGACTGGAATCCCTAGCCTCCCCGGCTCTCCAAAACCTCAACTCTATGAAACAGCTGTATATCACACGTTGTCCTAAGCTCTGGTCCTTAAGTTTGCCTCCAACACTTGCAAGCCTTAACATCAGCGAGTGTCCCATACTAAAAGAAAGGTGCTTAAAGGAAAAAGGAGAGCATTGGCCCAACATTGCTGACTTCCCCAACGTAAGAATAGATCATGAACTGATCCATTGAAGTATAATCAGTTGAGATTGAAATGCATTTCCGGGGTCATGGAAAAGAATGGGAAGCAGAATCCTGTTCAGCCATATACTCACATTATTCAATCAGGTAAGCATATTCACAACTCactatcatttttcatattaatatgTTGTTTTTGGTCCTTTGTTTCACTCTCTAgattatatatatgtttatctttttctcaacctcaccatttactttttcatatttgattagGTGAAGGGCTTGTTGTATAATCAGGGAAGGTTTGTGCTGAATAAAAGATAGTTAATGGATTATACAACTTGCATATGCAATTAGATACTTGGTATAAATAACATAACTTTTTGTAAATATTCACTGTCATGACATTAAAATCTTTTGGAGCAGAATGATGTGAGATCCTACCAAATCGATTGCTCCCAAATTTCCATCTGAACCTCACTTATCTTACCTACTCTCATGTAACCATAAACTAAAACTATGTATAAACTATCTTGAAAGAGCTTGTTTCTATTAATAATGATTTAGTGAAGTTTTCACT
Proteins encoded:
- the LOC132254925 gene encoding disease resistance protein RGA2-like, which encodes MAFVGEAFLSAFIGTLFDKLASSELLKFARQEQVHAEIKKWERMLLKIYAVLEDAEEKQMTNRMGSKIETITARLQDISTQKSDLVLRENAGGSSHQIRDRLPTTSLVVESHVYGRETDKEAIPDMLLKDESTDNEVCIISVVGMGGLGKTTLAQLAYNDDKVKDHFDLRVWAWFKSLKEKLSGKRFLLILDNVWSERSDKWDSLCSPLGAGVSGSKIIVTTRNMGVVSAITGTCSSYTLAELSFDDRLKHGFMGVVIYIIYYLRLIYGLTCLKHGFRPYLAALENLVICDCDELTSLWENGLGADSLGHLQHLKIQGCPALVSLEEQCLPCSLEYLEIKGCANLEKLPNGLQNLTS